The uncultured Fretibacterium sp. sequence GTGAGCAAGGTCGTCAAGGGCGGCAAACGCTTCAAGTTTGCCGTGCTTGTCGTCGTCGGGGACGGCGAACGTTATGTCGGCGCGGGAATAGGCAAGGCCAAGGAGATATCCGAGGCCGTGCGCAAGGGAATCGACAAGGCGAGCAAGGAGCTCGTGGAGATCCGCCGGGCTGGGGATACGATGCCCCACCCCGTCACGGGCAACTTTGGAGCCGCCGCGGTCCTGCTGAAGCCCGCTCCTGCCGGAACGGGAGTCATCGCGGGCGGGGTGGTGCGCGCCATCATGGAGTTGGGTGGCGTCAAGGATGTCGTCACCAAGGTCGTGGGGCGTACCTCCAACTCCATCAACGTGGCCTGGGCGACCTTGGAGGCCATCAAGGAGACCCGTACCGCGGAGGAGATCTACAAGCTGCGCGGGAAGAAGGCCCCGGAACCCGCGGCCGCATCCGCGGACTAGGCGGGCCCGGGTGCATTAGGAGGTTGTCCCTATGGCTAAGATAAGGATTAAATGGGTCAAGAGCGCCATCGGGTTCGCGGAGCGTCAGAAGCGGACTCTCAAGGCTCTGGGATTTCACAAGCTGCAGTCGACGGTGGAACACGAGGATACCCCTCAGATTCGCGGCATGATCGAGCACGTCAGGCACCTGGTCGTCTGGACGAGCGATAACTGAGGAGGCGGACGCACATGAATATTCACGATCTCAGCCCCGCACCGGGTTCCCGAAAGAAGGCCAAGCGCCTGGGGCAAGGAATCGCCAGCGGCACGGGCAAGACCGCGGGGAAGGGCCACAAGGGACACAAGGCCCGGGCGGGCGGCGGCGTGCGCCCCGGGTTCGAGGGAGGCCAGATGCCTCTGGCCCGCAGGGTGCCCAAGCGCGGCTTCAACAACGCCCGTTTCGCCCGGGAGTATCAAATCGTCAATGTTTCCTCCCTGGACGATAAGTTCGAGGCGGGCCGTGAGGTTACCGCTCACGATCTCCTGAACGCGGGGCTGATCCGTTCCGACTCCCTGCCCGTCAAGATACTGGCGAAGGGAGATCTCGCCAAGGCGTTGACCTTGAAGGTCGATGCGGTCAGCGGCGGGGCGCGTGCGAAGATCGAGGCGGCAGGCGGGAAGGTCGAGGTGATCTGACGTGCTCGGGTCTTTCGGCGACGCCTTCAGACTGCCCGACCTTAAACGACGGATCCTGTTCACCCTCGGCGTCCTGTTCGTCTTCCGGCTCGGGGCCCATATCCCCACGCCAGGCGTCGATAGGGCGGCGATGGCTCAGCTCTTCGGCGGCAACAACAGCGGGGTTCTGGATTTCCTGAACCTCTTCTCCGGCGGAGCCCTGAAGAATTTCAGCATCTTCTCCCTCGGGGTCGCTCCCTACATCAACTCGAGCATCGTCATGCAGCTCCTGGTCGTCATCTTTCCCTACCTGGAGAAGCTCCAGAAGGACAATACCGAGGGGCGCAAGAAGATCGTCCAGTGGACGCGCTACGGTTCCGTGCTCTTCGCC is a genomic window containing:
- the rpsE gene encoding 30S ribosomal protein S5; protein product: MIKKRIDAKSLELKERVVAINRVSKVVKGGKRFKFAVLVVVGDGERYVGAGIGKAKEISEAVRKGIDKASKELVEIRRAGDTMPHPVTGNFGAAAVLLKPAPAGTGVIAGGVVRAIMELGGVKDVVTKVVGRTSNSINVAWATLEAIKETRTAEEIYKLRGKKAPEPAAASAD
- the rpmD gene encoding 50S ribosomal protein L30 yields the protein MAKIRIKWVKSAIGFAERQKRTLKALGFHKLQSTVEHEDTPQIRGMIEHVRHLVVWTSDN
- the rplO gene encoding 50S ribosomal protein L15; the encoded protein is MNIHDLSPAPGSRKKAKRLGQGIASGTGKTAGKGHKGHKARAGGGVRPGFEGGQMPLARRVPKRGFNNARFAREYQIVNVSSLDDKFEAGREVTAHDLLNAGLIRSDSLPVKILAKGDLAKALTLKVDAVSGGARAKIEAAGGKVEVI